A single window of Pseudomonas benzenivorans DNA harbors:
- a CDS encoding copper resistance protein B encodes MDHAQMDHSAMGHGSAQSSPKQPKAMDHSQMDHGAMGHGSVQPAPQPPKAMDHSQMDHGAMGHGSVQPAPQQPKAMDHSQMDHGAMGHGSVQPAPQQPKAMDHSQMGHGAAAPASSAPTPTTSSRTPVPVLTDADRAAAFPPLPGHAVHDKMLSWFLLFEQLEYQNADEGSVLSWDAAAWIGGDIDRLWLRSEGERTNGMTEEAELQALWGHAIGPWWELVGGVRQDFKPGSPQTWGAFGIQGMPLYGLEFEATGFVGEQGQSALRLEGDYDMLLTNRLILQPTAELNFYGKNDHERGVGSGLANSEVGLRLRYEIRREFAPYVGVTWNRAYGNTADMVREEGGDASEARLVAGIRLWF; translated from the coding sequence ATGGATCACGCGCAGATGGATCATTCGGCCATGGGCCACGGCAGCGCTCAGTCATCGCCCAAGCAGCCCAAAGCCATGGATCACAGCCAGATGGACCATGGAGCCATGGGCCACGGCAGCGTGCAGCCGGCACCCCAGCCGCCTAAGGCCATGGACCACAGCCAGATGGACCATGGGGCCATGGGCCATGGCAGCGTACAGCCGGCACCCCAGCAGCCTAAGGCCATGGACCACAGCCAGATGGACCACGGGGCCATGGGCCACGGCAGCGTGCAGCCGGCACCCCAGCAGCCTAAGGCCATGGACCACAGCCAGATGGGCCACGGCGCCGCAGCCCCGGCTAGCAGCGCGCCGACGCCCACCACGAGCAGTCGCACGCCGGTCCCGGTGCTCACCGATGCCGACCGCGCCGCCGCGTTCCCGCCGCTGCCCGGTCATGCCGTGCACGACAAGATGCTCAGCTGGTTCCTGCTGTTCGAACAACTGGAGTACCAGAACGCCGACGAAGGCAGCGTGCTGAGCTGGGATGCCGCCGCCTGGATCGGCGGCGACATCGACCGCCTGTGGCTGCGCTCGGAGGGTGAGCGAACCAATGGCATGACCGAGGAGGCCGAGCTGCAGGCGCTCTGGGGCCATGCCATCGGCCCCTGGTGGGAGCTGGTCGGCGGCGTGCGCCAGGACTTCAAGCCAGGCTCACCGCAGACCTGGGGCGCCTTCGGCATCCAGGGCATGCCCCTGTACGGCCTGGAATTCGAGGCCACCGGCTTCGTCGGCGAGCAAGGACAGAGCGCCCTGCGCCTGGAGGGCGACTACGACATGCTGCTGACCAACCGCCTGATCCTGCAGCCCACCGCCGAGCTGAACTTCTACGGCAAGAACGACCACGAGCGCGGCGTCGGCTCCGGCCTGGCCAACAGCGAAGTCGGCTTGCGCCTGCGCTACGAGATCCGCCGCGAGTTCGCCCCCTACGTTGGCGTCACCTGGAACCGCGCCTACGGCAATACCGCCGATATGGTCCGCGAGGAAGGCGGCGACGCCAGCGAGGCGCGCCTGGTCGCCGGCATCCGGCTGTGGTTCTAG